In a genomic window of Glycine max cultivar Williams 82 chromosome 13, Glycine_max_v4.0, whole genome shotgun sequence:
- the LOC100807057 gene encoding polyadenylate-binding protein 7 produces MAVPATVAAVPASIYVGDLHPDVQEHHLFAAFVEFGSIASVRVCRDRVTMNSLCYGYVNFRSQQDAIRAIKLRNNSYLNGKVIRVMWLHRDPNARKSGRGNVFVKNLAGSIDNAGLHDLFKKYGNILSSKVVMSEDGKSKGYGFVQFEWEESANNAIEKLNGSTVGNKQIYVGKFVRKGDRILPGYDAKYTNLYIKNLDSDITEALLQEKFSSFGKIISLAISKDDNGLSKGFAFVNYENPDDAKKAMEAMNGLQFGSKYLYVARAQKKAEREQILHRQFEEKRKEQILKYQASNLYVKNIDDDVTDKELRDLFSSCGTITSVKVMRDDKGISKGFGFVCFSNPEEANKAVMSFNGCTFHRKPLYIAIAQRKKERKTQLNLHYAPQQAGLDGSSTPVIPGGVPPYFYHSVASLMFQSGLLYQPLGLRSGWRANDFVPPARSFQHSQVPIVPNFTRHQRQNRGSRMNGNLNSLGKAYSSVYIPQLQYYQAVEYSAA; encoded by the exons ATGGCGGTTCCCGCGACGGTCGCCGCCGTTCCGGCATCGATTTACGTCGGAGACCTCCACCCAGACGTCCAGGAACACCACCTCTTCGCGGCTTTCGTGGAGTTCGGGAGCATCGCTTCCGTTCGCGTCTGCAGAGACCGCGTGACGATGAACTCGCTCTGTTACGGTTACGTCAACTTCAGGTCTCAGCAAGATG CAATTCGTGCAATCAAGTTGAGAAACAATTCTTATCTAAATGGAAAAGTGATAAGGGTCATGTGGTTACATCGTGATCCTAATGCAAGGAAAAGTGGCAGAGGGAATGTGTTTGTTAAG AACTTAGCTGGATCCATAGATAATGCGGGGCtacatgatttatttaaaaaatatgggaATATTTTGTCCAGCAAAGTTGTAATGTCTGAGGATGGGAAGAGCAAAGGGTATGGCTTTGTTCAATTTGAGTGGGAGGAATCTGCAAATAATGCCATTGAGAAGCTGAATGGCTCTACAGTGGGAAACAAGCAGAT TTATGTTGGGAAGTTTGTCAGAAAAGGTGACCGCATTTTGCCTGGCTATGATGCTAAATATACAAATTTGTACATTAAAAACTTGGACTCAGATATTACAGAAGCACTTCTTCAGGAAAAGTTCTCCTCTTTTGGAAAAATTATTAGCTTGGCTATATCGAAGGATGACAATGGGCTATCAAAGGGTTTTGCATTTGTGAACTATGAGAATCCAGATGATGCTAAAAAGGCAATGGAAGCAATGAATGGATTACAATTTG GTTCAAAGTATCTGTATGTAGCTAGGGCACAAAAGAAGGCTGAACGTGAGCAAATCTTGCATCGCCAATTTGAGGAGAAACGTAAGgaacaaatattgaaatatcAG GCATCTAACTTGTATGTGAAGAACATTGATGATGATGTTACCGATAAAGAACTGCGAGATCTGTTTAGCTCATGTGGCACTATAACTTCTGTAAAAGTTATGCGAGATGACAAAGGGATAAGCAAGGGGTTTGGTTTTGTCTGCTTCTCCAACCCAGAGGAGGCTAATAAAGCTGTGATGTCTTTTAATG GATGCACGTTCCACCGTAAACCACTGTATATTGCTATTGCTCAgaggaaaaaggaaaggaaaacacAGTTGAATCTCCACTATGCACCGCAACAAGCAGGATTGGATGGATCTTCAACTCCAGTTATCCCTGGTGGAGTTCCACCTTACTTCTATCATAGTGTTGCTTCACTAATGTTTCAATCTGGGCTGTTGTATCAACCTCTGGGATTGAGGTCAGGATGGAGGGCTAATGACTTTGTGCCTCCCGCTAGATCATTTCAACATTCACAGGTTCCCATT GTTCCTAACTTTACTAGGCATCAAAGGCAGAACAGGGGCAGCAGGATGAATGGGAATTTGAATTCACTGGGAAAAGCTTACTCTAGTGTATATATCCCGCAACTGCAATACTATCAGGCAGTTGAGTACTCGGCAG CCTAG